A single Nisaea sp. DNA region contains:
- a CDS encoding TRAP transporter substrate-binding protein yields MSIIHKIGSTALAVALLAGVSGSVEAAEWKGWNIHKPGYPNTVAMDKFAELLAQKTDGRHTLKMFHSGVLGNQPDAIEQLRIGGVEIGNFNLGPIGPVAPEANVVSLPFIFKDMDHMHRAMDGAPGDQISAGMAKKGMIALAWYDSGARSFYNSKHPINKPEDVKGMKVRVMNNDLYSGMIAALGGNPSPMAFSEVYQSLKTGVVDGAENNWPSYESTGHFEVAGYYSLSQHLIIPECVCINADVYNGLSDADKTAVKAAARESAELQRKLWAERAEASRKMVMKSGVKFNDVADKAAFQDAMKPVFEKFLESNQELKPLVAAIQATQ; encoded by the coding sequence ATGTCGATCATCCACAAAATCGGATCAACCGCGCTTGCCGTCGCTTTGCTGGCGGGTGTTTCCGGCAGTGTTGAAGCTGCTGAATGGAAAGGCTGGAACATCCACAAGCCCGGATATCCCAATACGGTCGCGATGGACAAGTTCGCCGAACTCTTGGCGCAAAAGACCGACGGGCGTCATACGCTGAAAATGTTCCATTCCGGCGTCCTTGGAAACCAGCCGGATGCGATCGAGCAGCTGCGCATCGGCGGCGTTGAGATAGGGAACTTCAATCTCGGACCGATCGGTCCCGTCGCGCCGGAGGCCAACGTCGTCTCCCTGCCCTTCATTTTCAAGGACATGGACCATATGCATCGGGCCATGGACGGGGCGCCAGGCGATCAGATCAGTGCCGGTATGGCCAAAAAAGGCATGATCGCGCTTGCCTGGTACGATTCCGGCGCCCGCTCCTTCTACAATTCTAAACATCCGATCAATAAGCCCGAGGACGTCAAGGGCATGAAGGTTCGGGTGATGAATAACGATCTTTATTCCGGGATGATTGCCGCACTCGGCGGTAACCCTTCTCCGATGGCCTTCTCCGAAGTTTATCAGTCGCTGAAGACCGGGGTTGTCGACGGAGCCGAGAACAACTGGCCCTCCTATGAGTCGACCGGCCATTTCGAGGTCGCTGGCTATTACTCCCTGTCCCAGCACCTGATTATTCCGGAATGCGTCTGCATCAATGCCGACGTCTATAACGGTCTCTCCGACGCGGATAAAACCGCAGTAAAGGCCGCCGCACGCGAGTCCGCTGAACTGCAGCGCAAGCTGTGGGCGGAGCGGGCAGAGGCCAGCCGAAAAATGGTGATGAAGTCTGGTGTGAAGTTCAACGATGTGGCTGACAAGGCGGCATTCCAGGATGCCATGAAGCCCGTTTTTGAGAAGTTCCTGGAAAGTAATCAGGAACTGAAGCCGCTCGTCGCTGCCATCCAGGCAACGCAGTAA
- a CDS encoding TRAP transporter large permease has protein sequence MGLLILLGVFAVCVVIGVPVAFALAVAAVTAFFIEGLPLVVAFQRIISGINVFSLMAIPFFIFAGELMFHGGIAIRLVRLASAAVGWVRGGLGVVNVFSSMLFGGISGSAVADISALGSILIPVMKEKGYDDDYAVNVTVTSSIAGILVPPSHNMILFAIAAGGGISISQLFLAGVLPGVLMCLCLAAAAYIIAVRRGYGVEPFPGLYSLFISFITALPGLFTAVIIVGGVLSGVFTVTESGAFGTLYAFAVTMIVYHSLSWTAFKTAVLNSVRTTSMVLILVASATAFAYMLTFYQVPSRMIEFMTGVTENPIAILLMINLMLLVLGMIMDMAALILICTPIFLPVVISLGMDPVQFGMILMMNLGLGLCTPPVGACLFLGCAVGKVPIERAVRTIWPFYAAILVALMLTTFIPAISLTLPRLIEG, from the coding sequence ATGGGACTTCTCATTCTGCTCGGCGTATTCGCCGTATGCGTCGTCATCGGCGTGCCCGTGGCTTTCGCTTTGGCTGTTGCCGCCGTGACAGCATTCTTCATCGAAGGACTGCCGCTGGTCGTTGCCTTCCAGCGCATCATCTCGGGCATCAATGTATTCTCCCTGATGGCAATCCCCTTCTTCATTTTCGCTGGGGAGCTGATGTTTCACGGCGGCATCGCCATCAGGCTCGTCCGGCTCGCATCCGCAGCCGTTGGCTGGGTACGTGGCGGGCTTGGTGTGGTGAATGTCTTTTCCTCCATGCTGTTCGGAGGCATCTCCGGGTCGGCCGTCGCGGATATCTCGGCGCTTGGCTCGATCCTGATCCCGGTGATGAAGGAAAAGGGCTACGACGATGATTACGCGGTGAATGTTACTGTGACGTCGTCGATTGCCGGCATTCTGGTGCCGCCATCCCACAACATGATCCTGTTCGCTATCGCCGCAGGCGGCGGCATTTCAATTTCGCAACTTTTCCTGGCCGGGGTTCTGCCTGGCGTCCTGATGTGTCTTTGCCTGGCGGCAGCGGCCTATATCATCGCGGTCCGCAGAGGGTACGGGGTTGAACCCTTCCCGGGATTATATTCCCTGTTCATCAGCTTCATCACAGCCCTACCCGGGCTCTTCACCGCCGTCATTATTGTCGGCGGCGTGCTCTCCGGTGTTTTCACCGTCACCGAGTCAGGGGCATTCGGAACGCTCTACGCTTTTGCGGTGACGATGATCGTCTACCACTCCCTGAGCTGGACAGCTTTCAAGACAGCCGTGCTCAATTCGGTCCGCACCACATCGATGGTGCTGATCCTGGTCGCCTCGGCGACGGCGTTCGCCTATATGCTCACGTTCTATCAGGTCCCGAGCCGCATGATCGAGTTCATGACCGGAGTCACCGAGAACCCGATAGCCATCCTGCTGATGATCAATCTCATGCTGCTTGTGCTCGGCATGATCATGGACATGGCGGCGCTGATCCTGATCTGCACCCCGATCTTTTTGCCCGTCGTGATCTCGCTCGGCATGGACCCGGTGCAGTTCGGCATGATCCTGATGATGAATCTGGGATTGGGGCTCTGCACACCGCCGGTCGGGGCATGTCTGTTCCTCGGATGCGCGGTCGGCAAGGTTCCGATCGAACGCGCCGTACGGACGATCTGGCCGTTCTACGCGGCTATTCTTGTCGCGCTTATGCTGACGACCTTTATTCCTGCAATTTCGCTGACATTACCGCGCCTTATCGAAGGCTGA
- a CDS encoding amidohydrolase family protein has translation MLDILITNATLPDGRTGQSIAIQGDRIVEVGPAVTGDASRVIDAGGCLVTPPFIDPHFHLDSTLSLGEPRLNQSGTLLEGIQLWGELKPHLTGDAIKQRVRELARWSIAKGTLAIRSHVDTSDPRLLNVDALIEVREELKPYIDIQLVAFPQDGYFRSPGAAENLARALDKGVDVVGGIPHFERTMEDGARSVRALCEIAAERGLRVDMHCDETDDPMSRHIETLTAETKRLGLEGRVAGSHLTSMHSMDNYYVSKLLPLMAESQMHAIPNPLINITLQGRHDSYPKRRGMTRVKEMTASGINVALGHDCVMDPWYSLGSHDMLEVAHMAVHVGQMTGVDEMKAMFAAVTENSAKAMGLEGYGISKGSNADLVILQAGDAMEAIRLKPNRLFVIRRGQVIAEAPPQMSTVSIGGESHQVDFRRS, from the coding sequence ATGCTCGATATTCTGATCACGAATGCCACACTGCCAGACGGCCGCACGGGTCAGTCCATCGCCATTCAGGGCGACCGCATCGTCGAGGTCGGCCCGGCTGTTACAGGTGATGCTAGCAGGGTGATCGATGCGGGCGGCTGTCTCGTGACGCCGCCTTTCATCGACCCGCATTTTCATCTGGATTCGACCCTCAGCCTCGGTGAGCCGCGGTTGAACCAGTCTGGCACCCTGCTGGAAGGTATCCAGCTCTGGGGTGAGCTGAAGCCGCATCTGACCGGAGACGCGATCAAGCAAAGGGTGCGGGAACTGGCGCGCTGGTCCATCGCCAAGGGTACGCTCGCCATTCGCAGCCACGTCGACACCTCCGACCCGCGTCTGCTGAATGTCGACGCCCTGATCGAGGTACGGGAAGAACTGAAGCCCTATATCGACATCCAGCTTGTCGCTTTCCCGCAGGACGGCTATTTCCGCTCGCCGGGCGCGGCGGAGAACCTCGCCCGCGCGCTCGACAAGGGCGTGGATGTCGTCGGCGGTATTCCACATTTCGAGCGCACCATGGAAGACGGCGCCCGTTCTGTCCGCGCGCTCTGCGAGATTGCCGCGGAGCGCGGCCTACGGGTCGATATGCATTGCGACGAGACAGACGATCCAATGTCGCGCCATATCGAAACACTGACGGCGGAGACAAAACGGCTCGGGCTGGAGGGCAGGGTCGCAGGCTCGCACCTGACCTCCATGCACTCGATGGACAATTACTACGTCTCCAAGCTGCTGCCGCTGATGGCGGAAAGCCAGATGCACGCGATCCCGAACCCGCTCATCAACATCACCCTTCAGGGCCGCCACGACAGCTATCCGAAGCGCCGGGGCATGACCCGGGTGAAGGAAATGACCGCCTCCGGAATCAATGTCGCGCTCGGCCATGATTGCGTCATGGACCCCTGGTACAGCCTTGGTAGCCACGACATGCTCGAGGTGGCCCACATGGCTGTGCATGTCGGCCAGATGACCGGCGTTGATGAGATGAAGGCCATGTTTGCGGCCGTCACCGAAAATTCGGCGAAAGCGATGGGGCTGGAAGGTTACGGAATCTCGAAAGGATCAAATGCTGACCTGGTAATCCTGCAGGCGGGTGATGCGATGGAAGCCATCCGCTTGAAACCGAACCGGCTGTTCGTCATCCGCAGGGGCCAGGTGATTGCCGAAGCGCCGCCGCAGATGAGCACGGTCAGTATTGGCGGCGAGAGCCATCAGGTCGATTTCCGGCGGTCTTAG
- a CDS encoding aminotransferase class V-fold PLP-dependent enzyme, which produces MPITCKRDLFDLPTGLTYFNTASQSPCLMASFSAGERGLMRKRQPWIAERAALPAEMERCRELFGGLLGATADDVAIVFSTSYGIASAAANLTLAPGQDVLVLEAQFPSNVYAWQRLAERSGGGIRYVPRGADFDWTGAVLEALDDGVGIVALPNCHWCDGALVDLEPIATECVRRGIPLVVDATQSLGVKPLNLETVPADFIVASGYKWLLCPDMMGFMYVSPKHQSGMPLELNHASRIDAPSMETGSGLGGRLKPNARRFDMGAADSMIHMPMCVSALEQITEWTPEAIHGYLVKLVDVIAEKAEERGFTCPPIARRIGHFIGLYRDEAWPKDLAARLAAHGVYVAFRNGALRISPYLFNDAADVDRLFVALDAELR; this is translated from the coding sequence ATGCCCATTACCTGCAAACGGGATCTGTTCGATCTGCCTACCGGCCTGACTTATTTCAACACGGCCAGCCAGTCTCCTTGCCTCATGGCGAGTTTCTCCGCTGGTGAACGGGGCCTCATGCGCAAGCGGCAGCCATGGATCGCCGAGCGTGCGGCCTTGCCGGCGGAGATGGAGCGCTGCCGAGAGTTGTTTGGCGGTTTACTGGGCGCCACGGCGGACGATGTCGCGATTGTTTTTTCAACGAGTTACGGAATTGCTTCCGCCGCGGCCAATCTGACTTTGGCGCCGGGGCAGGATGTGCTGGTGCTCGAGGCGCAATTCCCGTCGAACGTTTATGCGTGGCAGAGGTTGGCGGAGCGGTCAGGCGGCGGAATTCGCTATGTCCCGCGCGGCGCGGATTTTGACTGGACCGGTGCGGTTCTGGAGGCACTGGACGACGGTGTGGGGATCGTCGCGTTACCGAACTGTCACTGGTGCGACGGGGCGCTTGTCGATCTGGAACCGATCGCGACGGAATGCGTGAGGCGCGGGATACCGTTGGTCGTGGATGCGACCCAGTCGCTCGGCGTAAAACCGCTTAACCTTGAAACTGTTCCGGCGGATTTCATCGTCGCCTCCGGCTACAAATGGCTGCTCTGCCCGGACATGATGGGCTTCATGTATGTCTCCCCCAAGCACCAGTCCGGCATGCCTCTGGAGCTAAACCACGCTTCGCGGATCGACGCGCCGTCGATGGAGACCGGCAGCGGCCTTGGTGGACGCCTGAAGCCGAATGCTCGGCGCTTCGACATGGGGGCGGCGGACAGCATGATCCACATGCCGATGTGCGTTTCCGCGCTGGAGCAGATCACCGAATGGACGCCAGAGGCGATACACGGCTATCTGGTCAAGCTTGTCGATGTGATCGCCGAAAAGGCTGAGGAGCGCGGCTTCACCTGCCCGCCGATAGCCCGCCGCATCGGGCATTTCATCGGGCTTTACCGGGATGAGGCCTGGCCGAAAGATCTCGCGGCTCGGCTGGCGGCACATGGTGTTTATGTAGCCTTCCGTAATGGCGCGCTGCGGATCAGCCCTTATCTCTTCAATGACGCGGCCGATGTGGATCGGCTCTTCGTAGCGCTCGACGCGGAGTTACGCTAA
- a CDS encoding NAD(P)-dependent oxidoreductase: MKRVLLTGAGGGIGRRMRQALAGAYPILRVSDMVDLGPAGDGEEIAIADLTRAEDLERIVDGVDGIIHLGGLSVENAWDDILRTNIDGAYRLFEAAYNAGVKRIVFASSNHAIGFYPRGQILDGSERPRPDCRYGLSKVFGEGLSQYFADNYGLGILSIRIGWCFEKPETQRTLGSWVSIGDLTQLCRIGLEVPDLHHEIVYGISDNSRTWWDNKTARRLGYRPKDSSDVWAAEVDSSGVPEPGDEVGLAVQGGPFASEGYQGDPRRVAVQGAKSGS; this comes from the coding sequence ATGAAACGAGTTCTGCTTACTGGTGCCGGGGGAGGCATCGGTCGCCGCATGCGACAGGCGCTCGCCGGCGCCTACCCCATATTACGCGTATCCGACATGGTTGATCTGGGACCAGCGGGAGATGGCGAAGAGATCGCGATAGCCGACCTCACCCGGGCGGAGGATCTGGAGCGGATCGTCGATGGCGTCGACGGGATCATTCATCTGGGCGGATTGTCCGTCGAGAACGCGTGGGACGATATTCTCCGCACTAACATAGACGGCGCATACCGGCTCTTCGAAGCTGCCTATAACGCTGGCGTAAAACGTATTGTTTTCGCCAGCTCGAACCATGCGATCGGGTTTTATCCGCGTGGCCAGATACTGGACGGCTCGGAGCGCCCTCGCCCCGATTGCCGGTATGGGCTCAGCAAGGTCTTCGGCGAGGGCCTGTCGCAATATTTTGCAGACAATTATGGCCTTGGCATCCTCTCCATCCGGATCGGCTGGTGCTTCGAAAAGCCGGAAACCCAGAGGACTCTCGGGTCCTGGGTCAGCATAGGGGATCTGACGCAACTCTGCCGGATCGGGCTGGAGGTGCCGGATTTGCACCATGAGATCGTCTACGGCATTTCCGACAATTCGCGCACCTGGTGGGACAACAAAACGGCACGACGCCTGGGCTATCGGCCAAAAGACTCATCGGATGTCTGGGCTGCCGAAGTAGACAGCTCCGGCGTCCCGGAGCCGGGGGACGAAGTCGGCCTGGCGGTCCAGGGCGGTCCGTTCGCAAGCGAGGGATATCAGGGCGATCCGCGCCGCGTTGCCGTCCAAGGGGCGAAGTCCGGGTCCTGA
- a CDS encoding SMP-30/gluconolactonase/LRE family protein yields the protein MNTTVECVLDAKATLGEGAVWDAQSSALWWVDIAAPSLHRFHPGTKKNQTWSMPSAIGCVAPRRSGGAIVGLEEGWCAFDPADGSIRLLNDMAPGLATHRFNDGTVDPAGRFWAGTMPKSGPRDAAAGEAGDGTLFCLDVDGSCRAVLDGLYIQNGLAFSPDGKRMYLSDSYKPIRTIWVFDYDLETGTPSNRRTFFDTNAVAGRPDGAAMDAEGCYWMAGIDGWQILRLTPDGTIDLTIPVPVEKPTCLAFGGPRLEQLYITSMGDGLISPGTEDRQPQAGGVFVCEPGVVGYAPPACGA from the coding sequence ATGAACACCACGGTCGAATGCGTCCTCGATGCCAAGGCCACACTCGGTGAAGGCGCTGTCTGGGACGCTCAATCGAGTGCGCTCTGGTGGGTGGATATTGCCGCGCCGTCCCTGCACCGGTTTCATCCCGGGACGAAGAAAAATCAAACCTGGTCAATGCCGTCTGCCATCGGGTGCGTGGCGCCTCGCCGGTCGGGCGGTGCGATTGTAGGGCTGGAAGAGGGATGGTGCGCCTTCGATCCTGCCGATGGCTCTATTCGCCTGCTGAACGATATGGCGCCGGGACTTGCCACACATCGCTTTAACGACGGAACGGTCGATCCGGCGGGCCGTTTCTGGGCCGGTACGATGCCGAAAAGCGGTCCGCGCGACGCTGCGGCGGGAGAGGCAGGTGACGGCACCCTGTTTTGTCTGGATGTGGACGGGAGCTGCCGGGCAGTCCTGGACGGGCTCTATATCCAGAACGGGCTCGCTTTTTCGCCCGACGGAAAGCGGATGTATCTCTCCGACAGCTACAAGCCGATCCGGACAATCTGGGTGTTCGATTACGACCTCGAAACCGGAACACCTTCGAACCGGCGCACCTTCTTCGACACGAACGCCGTGGCCGGACGCCCGGACGGCGCGGCGATGGATGCGGAGGGTTGTTACTGGATGGCAGGCATTGACGGCTGGCAGATCCTCCGGTTGACGCCCGACGGAACAATTGACCTGACCATTCCGGTTCCCGTCGAAAAACCCACATGTCTCGCCTTTGGTGGCCCACGACTGGAGCAGCTTTACATCACCAGCATGGGGGACGGCCTGATCAGCCCGGGAACCGAAGACCGCCAGCCCCAGGCCGGTGGTGTTTTCGTTTGCGAGCCAGGTGTTGTGGGATACGCACCGCCAGCCTGCGGGGCCTGA
- a CDS encoding TRAP transporter small permease, which translates to MSSIHQNGPEADARTTTLNAPPMVRLFFLGLDTLCRVSLWVSGIAMVVLTVMFGWLVFGRYVLNATPTWVEQVALLLVALIGFVGASTGIHERSHLGVSFFRDIAPRPLQRAMDFLVHMIMAAFGAVMMVQTYKLVLFKWSTQIPLIHVPEGLRAIPLTFCGAACLIYSTGHLIRFFLNREPPSSSPR; encoded by the coding sequence ATGAGCTCCATACATCAGAATGGCCCAGAGGCCGACGCCCGCACGACAACACTTAATGCTCCCCCCATGGTGCGGCTGTTCTTCCTGGGGCTGGATACGCTCTGCCGCGTGAGTCTTTGGGTTTCCGGGATAGCCATGGTCGTTTTGACCGTGATGTTCGGCTGGCTTGTGTTCGGTCGCTACGTGCTTAACGCAACGCCGACCTGGGTCGAGCAGGTCGCCCTGCTTCTGGTCGCCTTGATCGGTTTTGTCGGAGCCTCGACAGGCATCCATGAAAGATCCCATCTCGGAGTCTCGTTTTTTCGGGATATAGCGCCTCGTCCACTGCAGCGCGCGATGGATTTCCTCGTCCACATGATTATGGCCGCCTTCGGAGCAGTCATGATGGTGCAGACCTATAAACTGGTCCTGTTCAAATGGAGCACGCAGATCCCGCTCATCCATGTTCCCGAAGGGCTCCGCGCTATACCGCTGACCTTCTGCGGGGCGGCGTGTCTGATCTATTCGACAGGTCATCTGATCCGGTTCTTCCTGAACCGCGAGCCACCCTCTTCTTCTCCGCGCTGA
- a CDS encoding ABC transporter permease produces the protein MIGDILEILLTAGFWAATIRIVSPLILGTLGELICERAGVLNLGIEGIMTMGAMAGWMWVFQGGDLWGGIVFAAFIGALFGLFHASFTVYLGLSQHVTGIGITLFASSLSYYVFRMLLPDATTPPKIVPFQPYAIPGLSDIPVIGEALFSQTPLTYLALLSVPAVWYVLERTPLGLAVRMAGENPVAVESQGIDVLAVRTGAVMVGSAFMAVGGAFITMSAFDAFYFGMINGRGWICVALVIFASWRPGKALLGALLFAGLDALQVRAQQLAGAQIPYQFFLMAPYVLSIAAMVIMSRRALYPKALLVPFRRGDRV, from the coding sequence ATGATCGGCGACATCCTCGAAATTCTCCTCACCGCCGGCTTCTGGGCCGCCACGATTCGGATCGTCAGCCCATTGATCCTCGGCACACTTGGTGAGCTGATCTGCGAGCGGGCAGGAGTCCTCAATCTCGGTATTGAAGGCATCATGACCATGGGCGCCATGGCCGGGTGGATGTGGGTCTTTCAGGGCGGGGATCTGTGGGGCGGTATTGTCTTCGCCGCTTTTATTGGTGCGCTGTTCGGCTTGTTTCACGCGAGTTTCACGGTCTATCTCGGGCTATCCCAGCACGTGACGGGGATAGGTATCACGCTGTTTGCGTCTTCGCTCAGCTACTACGTCTTCCGCATGCTGCTGCCGGATGCGACGACACCACCGAAGATCGTCCCGTTCCAGCCCTATGCCATTCCCGGCCTTTCCGACATTCCGGTGATCGGTGAAGCGCTGTTCAGCCAAACGCCGCTGACTTATCTGGCGCTGCTTTCGGTTCCGGCCGTCTGGTACGTGCTGGAACGCACCCCGCTCGGACTCGCCGTACGCATGGCAGGGGAAAACCCGGTCGCCGTCGAGTCACAGGGCATTGATGTGCTGGCGGTGCGGACCGGCGCGGTCATGGTCGGCAGCGCCTTCATGGCCGTCGGCGGTGCCTTCATCACCATGAGCGCCTTCGACGCCTTTTATTTCGGCATGATCAACGGCCGTGGCTGGATCTGCGTCGCGCTGGTGATCTTTGCTTCCTGGCGCCCGGGCAAGGCGCTGCTCGGCGCATTGCTGTTCGCCGGGCTCGACGCTCTGCAGGTCCGTGCGCAGCAGCTTGCCGGCGCGCAGATTCCTTACCAATTCTTCCTCATGGCGCCTTATGTGCTCTCCATTGCTGCAATGGTGATCATGTCCCGGCGGGCCCTTTACCCGAAAGCGCTGCTGGTCCCGTTCCGGCGGGGCGACCGCGTTTAA
- a CDS encoding lytic murein transglycosylase — MLRKILVLAGLLSAVTFTSAYATGTQPFEAWVAELKAEAEKQGISRPILDQAFAGVAPIPRIIELDRKQPEFTLTFEQYLTRVVPDSRIKKGRALLKQNKALLAEVSKKFGVQPRFIIALWGVETDFGRITGGFPVVASLATLAYDGRRSAFFRKELLLALKILEQGHIAHSDMKGSWAGAMGQSQFMPSSFHNFAIDYDGDGHKDIWGTKADVFGSIANYLSKSGWNDSETWGRPVSLPATFDKSLVDSKITKTMREWEALGVTRRDGTPLPSRNLTSQLIVPGDGELAPAYLAYSNYEVILKWNRSSYFATAVGTLAEAIGQE, encoded by the coding sequence ATGTTGAGAAAAATTCTGGTACTTGCAGGACTGCTTTCGGCAGTCACATTCACCTCAGCCTATGCCACCGGGACGCAGCCATTCGAGGCCTGGGTCGCCGAGTTGAAAGCGGAAGCGGAAAAGCAGGGGATCAGCCGCCCCATTCTGGATCAGGCCTTCGCCGGAGTGGCGCCGATCCCGCGCATCATCGAGCTGGATCGAAAGCAACCCGAATTCACCCTGACATTTGAGCAGTATCTGACCCGTGTCGTGCCGGATTCCCGGATCAAGAAAGGGCGCGCACTTCTCAAGCAGAACAAGGCTCTGCTGGCTGAAGTCTCCAAGAAATTTGGCGTCCAGCCGCGCTTCATTATTGCCCTTTGGGGTGTTGAGACCGATTTCGGCCGGATCACGGGCGGCTTCCCCGTCGTCGCGTCTCTGGCGACCCTGGCTTATGACGGGCGCCGCAGCGCCTTCTTCCGGAAGGAATTGCTGCTGGCACTGAAGATCCTGGAGCAGGGCCATATCGCGCACAGTGACATGAAAGGTTCCTGGGCCGGGGCCATGGGGCAGAGTCAGTTCATGCCCTCCAGTTTTCATAATTTTGCGATCGACTATGATGGCGACGGGCACAAGGATATCTGGGGTACCAAAGCCGATGTCTTTGGCTCTATCGCCAATTATCTGTCCAAGTCCGGGTGGAACGACAGCGAGACCTGGGGCCGGCCCGTCAGCCTGCCTGCGACTTTCGACAAGTCTCTCGTTGATTCCAAAATCACCAAGACGATGCGTGAATGGGAAGCGCTCGGCGTAACGCGGCGTGATGGCACTCCGTTGCCGAGCCGTAACCTGACCAGCCAGCTGATCGTTCCGGGAGACGGAGAACTCGCGCCGGCATATCTCGCCTATTCGAACTATGAGGTCATCCTGAAATGGAACCGCTCT
- the kdgD gene encoding 5-dehydro-4-deoxyglucarate dehydratase has translation MSLSPQELKARMATGLLSFPVTHFDDELKFAPKPYQDHVSWLATYDAATLFAAGGTGEYFSIGQDEFPAIIRAAVEAADGRSPVVAGCGVNTVRAIADARAAEAAGADGLLLLPTYLMAGTQAGQMAHVKAVCQSVSIGVVVYNRATSVLTADSVARLAEECPNLIGFKDGVGELDLVTRIRTMLGDRLVYVGGMPTHELFASAYDAAGFSTYSSAVFNFVPELALEFYAAMRSGDRAAMDAILKSFFYPFANIRDRVPGYPVSLIKGGLRAVGRDAGPVRPPLSAATDKDVEDLVAVIESCGMAAAA, from the coding sequence GTGTCTCTTTCACCGCAGGAGCTCAAGGCCCGCATGGCTACCGGCCTTCTGTCCTTTCCAGTCACGCATTTTGATGACGAACTGAAATTCGCGCCCAAACCCTATCAGGATCATGTTTCCTGGCTGGCCACTTACGATGCGGCGACGCTGTTTGCCGCTGGCGGAACCGGAGAGTATTTTTCCATCGGCCAGGACGAGTTTCCGGCCATCATCCGCGCTGCCGTTGAAGCAGCAGACGGACGCTCCCCGGTCGTTGCCGGATGTGGCGTGAATACGGTCCGAGCCATTGCCGACGCACGGGCCGCGGAAGCTGCGGGCGCTGACGGCCTGTTGTTGCTGCCTACTTATCTGATGGCAGGAACCCAGGCCGGGCAAATGGCGCATGTCAAAGCCGTCTGCCAATCGGTTTCAATCGGCGTGGTGGTCTACAACCGCGCGACCTCCGTGCTCACCGCCGACAGCGTCGCCCGTTTGGCGGAAGAGTGTCCTAACCTGATCGGCTTCAAGGACGGGGTCGGCGAACTCGACCTCGTCACCCGGATCCGCACCATGCTTGGGGACCGGCTGGTCTATGTCGGCGGGATGCCGACCCATGAGTTGTTCGCCTCAGCTTATGATGCCGCAGGGTTCAGTACCTATTCCTCGGCCGTGTTCAACTTTGTGCCGGAACTGGCCCTAGAGTTCTACGCGGCAATGCGGTCCGGAGACCGCGCTGCAATGGACGCCATCCTGAAATCATTCTTCTACCCATTCGCGAATATACGCGACCGGGTTCCAGGGTATCCGGTCAGTCTGATCAAGGGCGGATTACGCGCTGTCGGCCGGGATGCCGGACCGGTCCGCCCTCCTCTTTCCGCAGCGACTGACAAGGATGTCGAAGACCTTGTCGCGGTTATCGAATCCTGCGGCATGGCCGCCGCTGCTTAG
- a CDS encoding FadR/GntR family transcriptional regulator yields the protein MPQKVHRGRNLTQETTAALRAKIAAGPMKTGDRLPTEKELEAEYGVSRTVIREAVAVLKADGLVEPRRGAGIFVRDPNGTRNRGMASFLSGDVHSTLDLLELRMAVEIEAAGLAATRRSLSQDARIRENLNQFERAVESGASSVALDAAFHLAIAQGTNNELFATFLNSLGKRAIPRNTLSEQDRERLIDKSYLERVNKEHRAIADAISAGDPDAARLAMRDHLSGSISRYRKTLSS from the coding sequence ATGCCTCAGAAGGTTCATCGCGGACGGAATCTCACCCAGGAAACGACGGCGGCACTGCGCGCTAAAATCGCCGCTGGGCCCATGAAAACGGGCGATAGGCTGCCGACTGAGAAAGAACTTGAAGCCGAGTATGGTGTCAGCCGCACCGTTATCAGGGAGGCTGTTGCGGTTCTGAAAGCCGACGGTTTGGTCGAGCCAAGACGCGGCGCCGGTATTTTCGTCCGTGACCCGAACGGTACCCGGAACAGGGGGATGGCGTCATTCCTGTCTGGCGATGTGCACAGCACGCTCGACCTTCTCGAACTACGCATGGCCGTCGAGATAGAGGCTGCCGGCCTCGCTGCCACACGGCGCAGCCTGTCACAGGATGCCCGGATCCGAGAGAACCTGAACCAGTTCGAGCGCGCGGTGGAGAGTGGTGCGTCCTCTGTGGCGCTCGACGCTGCTTTTCATCTCGCCATCGCCCAAGGCACCAACAACGAGCTGTTCGCGACGTTTCTGAACTCACTCGGAAAACGCGCCATTCCGCGCAACACGCTTTCGGAACAGGACCGCGAGCGGTTGATTGATAAAAGCTATCTCGAACGCGTGAACAAGGAACATCGCGCAATCGCCGACGCAATCTCCGCCGGCGATCCGGACGCTGCCCGGCTCGCCATGCGCGACCATCTCAGCGGCAGTATCTCGCGATACCGTAAAACGCTTTCCTCATAA